The following are encoded together in the Aerococcus mictus genome:
- a CDS encoding ABC transporter permease, which yields MRDYLAQEWYKLRKVQLFCIGLVFLAIASFIGLGIYFANQSVFTEGTQYQVMWGQLTFYYSQVLSAPMLAIFMAMSLNQEFERKNIEMLRANAVSIWKLLFSKLIAVLGIVVLVQVMLFLVYLGGVLAADLALSLDVLVNLKWLALSVLASASILSIQSYLFSKSRNFSQSVGLSALGAMGGFVLLFINENLVPFYPYSQVMVALRSRSLEDFSLAELVLFLLVNVGVTGLFYQLSCQELAKTK from the coding sequence ATGAGAGACTATCTAGCACAAGAATGGTATAAATTGAGAAAAGTCCAATTATTCTGTATCGGCTTGGTCTTTCTGGCCATAGCCAGCTTTATTGGTTTGGGGATCTATTTTGCCAACCAGTCCGTTTTTACTGAAGGTACCCAATATCAAGTCATGTGGGGCCAGCTGACTTTTTATTACAGCCAGGTTTTATCGGCGCCCATGTTGGCTATATTTATGGCGATGAGCTTAAATCAAGAATTTGAAAGAAAAAATATCGAAATGCTTCGAGCCAATGCCGTATCGATTTGGAAGCTGCTTTTTAGTAAACTGATAGCAGTTCTTGGAATCGTCGTTCTCGTCCAGGTCATGCTTTTCTTAGTTTATCTTGGAGGCGTGTTGGCTGCAGACCTGGCTTTATCGCTGGATGTCTTGGTCAATTTAAAGTGGCTTGCCCTGTCAGTGTTGGCCTCGGCAAGCATTCTTTCTATTCAGAGTTATCTCTTTTCTAAAAGCAGAAATTTTAGCCAGTCAGTGGGCCTTTCTGCCCTAGGTGCTATGGGTGGCTTTGTCTTGCTCTTCATCAATGAAAACTTGGTGCCGTTCTATCCTTACTCTCAAGTCATGGTGGCCTTACGCAGTCGATCGCTTGAAGACTTTAGCTTGGCTGAACTGGTTTTATTCCTTTTAGTCAATGTGGGGGTTACGGGCCTATTCTACCAATTATCTTGTCAAGAATTAGCTAAAACAAAATAA
- a CDS encoding ABC transporter permease has product MVKALQIELLKSRRTRSFSIAVILMLIALLWNLVSLGSEFSSRQLDAVGVLFNNQTVNSLLLPIAISIFTSRIVNNERMGQTFKLQNANGRSTLKIFDSKLLLTALFFLLIAIVQTGLVTLYAYSHGAYVPLSISLLQVTGQFLASFSLITLYLFLALVIEKQGLLLSLGFMGGFFGLVLASKTSALWSFILPFLGAGYLAPYKFNLIDGSSYNYVLDGCLGLRLLLYLLYLAIIAIVVRAMIARKGTLA; this is encoded by the coding sequence ATGGTGAAAGCTTTACAAATCGAACTTTTAAAGAGTCGCCGAACCCGGTCATTTTCGATCGCAGTCATCCTGATGCTAATAGCCTTGCTATGGAATCTAGTTAGTTTAGGTAGTGAGTTTTCCAGCCGCCAACTAGATGCGGTAGGGGTCTTGTTTAACAATCAAACCGTTAACAGCCTCTTACTCCCCATAGCCATTAGTATTTTTACCAGTCGAATTGTTAACAATGAAAGAATGGGGCAGACCTTTAAACTGCAAAATGCCAATGGCAGAAGCACACTGAAGATTTTTGATAGTAAATTACTCCTCACGGCCTTATTTTTCCTGCTGATTGCAATCGTCCAAACCGGGCTTGTGACTCTATATGCCTATAGCCATGGGGCCTATGTTCCTCTATCAATCAGTCTCCTGCAAGTGACTGGACAATTTCTGGCCAGTTTCAGCTTGATCACTCTTTATTTATTCCTGGCGCTGGTGATCGAAAAACAAGGGCTTTTGTTATCCTTAGGTTTTATGGGTGGCTTTTTTGGACTGGTTTTAGCCTCAAAAACCTCAGCGCTTTGGAGTTTTATCCTGCCTTTTTTAGGGGCAGGCTACTTAGCCCCCTATAAATTTAACCTGATTGATGGTAGTTCTTACAACTATGTTTTGGATGGGTGTCTGGGATTACGCTTACTGCTTTATTTGCTTTACCTAGCTATCATAGCGATTGTCGTCCGGGCTATGATTGCCAGAAAGGGGACCTTAGCATGA
- a CDS encoding ABC transporter ATP-binding protein: MTNIIELKNLKKDFNGHHSVDLDRLTVRKGEIYGFLGPNGAGKTTTMKMILSLIPPSSGQIEVGGQSILENRDYLNDIGSMIEEPSYYPNLTGYENLLVFQKMLGFDKRNIWKTLELVGLAEEKNQKKLAKDYSLGMKQRLALAFALVKQPKILLLDEPTNGLDPSGIHEVRELIINLAKTQGLTVFISSHILSEIEQMADRVGIINQGRLVYEGEIDQIKANHWIEFRGEFECQALERLLSQYYGPNDFEVADHLLKIKTTTDDKVAMVAKALVETGFPLFRIESKQESLEDIFLQLTKEV; this comes from the coding sequence ATGACCAATATCATTGAACTTAAAAATTTGAAGAAGGACTTTAATGGCCACCATTCGGTTGACTTGGATCGTCTTACCGTGAGAAAAGGAGAAATCTATGGTTTCTTGGGACCTAACGGGGCCGGAAAAACCACCACCATGAAGATGATTCTATCCTTAATCCCACCCTCATCGGGTCAGATTGAAGTCGGCGGTCAATCCATTTTAGAAAATAGGGATTATTTAAATGACATCGGCTCAATGATTGAAGAGCCTTCCTACTATCCCAATTTAACCGGATATGAAAATCTCCTAGTCTTTCAAAAAATGCTAGGTTTCGATAAGCGGAATATTTGGAAAACCCTTGAATTAGTCGGTTTAGCTGAAGAGAAGAATCAGAAAAAACTGGCCAAAGACTATTCTTTAGGAATGAAACAGCGCTTAGCCCTTGCCTTTGCCTTAGTTAAGCAACCCAAAATCTTACTTCTTGACGAACCGACCAACGGCTTAGATCCTAGCGGTATCCACGAGGTCAGAGAATTGATTATTAATCTAGCCAAAACTCAGGGCTTGACCGTCTTTATTTCCAGTCATATTTTATCGGAAATTGAACAGATGGCTGATCGGGTGGGCATCATTAACCAGGGGCGACTGGTCTATGAAGGCGAAATTGACCAAATCAAGGCCAATCATTGGATTGAGTTTCGCGGAGAATTTGAATGCCAGGCCTTAGAGCGCTTGTTAAGTCAATACTATGGGCCCAATGACTTCGAAGTGGCGGACCATCTCTTGAAAATAAAGACAACGACTGATGACAAAGTCGCCATGGTCGCTAAAGCCTTGGTTGAGACGGGTTTCCCGCTTTTTAGAATCGAGTCCAAACAGGAAAGTTTGGAAGATATTTTTCTACAGTTAACCAAGGAGGTATAG